TTTCACATCCGACAATTGACTGACTCCCTGCTGCCTTAATTTCATTTCAAGCTGATCGACTGTCATCCTCAACTTTCTAAAATTCTTTTCATTAATGACGCCATCTTCCATCAGAATTTTGGATTTGCCGGTGATGAACTGTTCGACTCGGTCTGATTTCACCTGGAGGTATTCAATGACGATGAGGGTCAGAACGAGAATCAGCCCAACTCCGATCGTCGTCCAAATATTTTTACCTGCCACCGGTTGTATGAGTAGTGATCCGATCCCGATCATGATGACCGTCTTGGCAAGTGTCATCTGGGAGATCGATTTTCTCCCGGCGACCCTTAGCAATAAGGTGCCCGCCAGCACTATGAGTATCGCTTTCCAAATCCAATCAAAGTCCATGTCATCTCCGTCCTTTCGCTAAAAATCCCTCTTCAAGTGATGAAGAGGGAACAGGGTATGTCTCTATACTATTCCTCCGTAACGCTACATTATCCTCGTAAGGTTGGTTTTCTTATGCCGCTGAACCAGACTTTTCAGGCTTGATAAAAATCAACACAAGCATAAACATCAGGATGCCAAGGACTCCCGCCCCAATGAGACTAATATTCAGGAGGGATTTCATCAATACGGCCATCAACGGCGGACCGGCAGCCACTCCTATGAAACGGGACGAACTATAGAAGGAGGAAATCGTCCCCCTCTCTTCTTTCTCGATGTTTTCCGTGATCAACGCGTCCATCGTCGGAAGGAGTGCACCGATGGAGAGGCCGAGGAAGCTTGAAACAGCCAGGAGAAGAATCAGTCGCTGATCAACGAATCCGATCAGGGCGACACTGATGCTCATCAGAATCAAGCTTACCGTCATAATCACCTTCATGACCTTTAGCTCTCCCTTGATTTTTCTTCCCGTAATAAAGGAAGAAATACAAAGAGCCAATAATGGGATGGCGAGGACAAAGCCTTTTTTCACCCCGTATAATCCATGGGTTTTCTCCAACGAATCTGATAGGAAAAACAAAACGGCAAACAGGACGAGCATGATGTAAATCCCCACGAGAAACACCGTAAAGATCCATTTTCCCTCTTGTTTGAAAATCTTCTTCGTACTCTGGATGAAGGCTGAAAGGGCAACGGGTTCTTCCTTCTTCTTGGGAACTTTAATGAAAAAGAGAACAAGGACGATCGAAATGAGACTGAACACTGAAATAGAGAAAAACGGAAGATACCATAAATACGCAGCAAATAAAGCCCCTAATATGGGACTCAACACCTTGCCGAATGTGTTGGACGTCTCGATCAATCCAAGACAGGAACTCGTCTTTTCATCATCATCTTTATACAAATCACCAACCAGGGGCAGGATGATCGGGGCCGCCCCGGCAGCACCGATCCCCTGGAGGACACGTCCGATAATGATCCACGTAAAGGGATCGTCCATCTTCCAGGACGCAAAGCCTGCGACCAGTCCTCCAATTAACGCAATCAGCAAACTCGGCAGGATGACCACCTTCCTGCCGAAGCGATCCGACAAATATCCAGCCACTGGAATCAGAAAGATCGACGCAATCGAGTAACTTGTTATAATCATACTGGTCTGAAAAGAAGTGATCCCCACCTCTTTTTCAAAAATCGGCAGTACAGGAATCAGCATGGAGTTCCCCAGGGTCATGACCAAAGGAATCGATGCCATGCTCACCACACACCAATTGCTAATCTTCGTCGTGCTATTGCATTGTTCGTTCAACTAAACCACCCTTTTGGATTGATCTGCTATTTAATCAGTATTTGAAAAAGGATGGAAGAACATTCAATGAAACGAATGGCAATTTTGAATGGTGATGGGATGAGCAGAATCATTGCG
The DNA window shown above is from Rossellomorea vietnamensis and carries:
- a CDS encoding MFS transporter, which codes for MASIPLVMTLGNSMLIPVLPIFEKEVGITSFQTSMIITSYSIASIFLIPVAGYLSDRFGRKVVILPSLLIALIGGLVAGFASWKMDDPFTWIIIGRVLQGIGAAGAAPIILPLVGDLYKDDDEKTSSCLGLIETSNTFGKVLSPILGALFAAYLWYLPFFSISVFSLISIVLVLFFIKVPKKKEEPVALSAFIQSTKKIFKQEGKWIFTVFLVGIYIMLVLFAVLFFLSDSLEKTHGLYGVKKGFVLAIPLLALCISSFITGRKIKGELKVMKVIMTVSLILMSISVALIGFVDQRLILLLAVSSFLGLSIGALLPTMDALITENIEKEERGTISSFYSSSRFIGVAAGPPLMAVLMKSLLNISLIGAGVLGILMFMLVLIFIKPEKSGSAA
- a CDS encoding DUF421 domain-containing protein, which translates into the protein MDFDWIWKAILIVLAGTLLLRVAGRKSISQMTLAKTVIMIGIGSLLIQPVAGKNIWTTIGVGLILVLTLIVIEYLQVKSDRVEQFITGKSKILMEDGVINEKNFRKLRMTVDQLEMKLRQQGVSQLSDVKWATLEPNGQVGVELMASAKPVTMKEFAQLQAEVKRLINLLQIPQTTGRPVSRQMEGEDIFTEIKHPSSVNPPPKHLQ